The following are encoded in a window of Solibacillus sp. FSL R7-0668 genomic DNA:
- a CDS encoding sensor domain-containing diguanylate cyclase, translating to MSTEIVMHYVLVYILPSIYLYILGTYILVRSYSYKRAKLVAASIFCSAIGYTADFIRVLLPIEFSHFLQLYIVLFAVNLSFALTIHVIYDIVKTIKPFKMPLIPYILYGFPVLILGVGFLESQAIIFAIVYIAMLAVTLFLLYTGYKYTKIKEYRFFFKACLSFIAIAFTGLAFWKLDWSHLTDVLPATPGLFLTALSSTLISYLLVKTNIIPSTVKRYSALLESSATPIVILDKNKRVLEVNEIGKQVYQMKLHTDFRNYFNYTNEPAVLDQLFTLLDAESYIKGYRITYLDENGIENIVLMDASKVKMVEETYYYCMIHEVTLEFQRRSLNEHLAYHDVLTGIYNRTYFEEEVKRKLAQDVKKDSALIICDLNFFKAINDTYGHQTGDNVLVFTANCFRENLPRPHILARLGGDEFVMFFEEFESKEQFLQQINEVRHTFQVNLYKQDDIEIEIVPSLGIAFVEEDGVDYEQLYHTCDVRMYEDKKIIKEQYLQRQV from the coding sequence ATGAGTACAGAAATCGTGATGCATTATGTACTGGTGTATATTTTACCTAGTATTTATTTATATATTTTAGGTACATATATATTGGTCAGATCCTATTCTTATAAAAGGGCCAAATTAGTAGCAGCGAGTATTTTTTGTAGTGCCATTGGCTATACAGCTGATTTTATTCGCGTACTTTTGCCAATAGAATTTAGCCATTTTTTACAGCTTTATATTGTGTTATTTGCCGTCAATTTAAGTTTTGCGCTTACTATACACGTAATATATGACATTGTAAAAACTATAAAGCCTTTTAAAATGCCGTTAATCCCCTATATTTTATATGGTTTTCCAGTGTTGATTTTGGGTGTTGGTTTTTTAGAAAGTCAAGCAATAATCTTTGCTATTGTATATATCGCAATGTTGGCAGTTACACTATTTCTTTTATATACAGGCTATAAATATACAAAAATAAAAGAATATCGGTTCTTCTTTAAAGCATGCTTATCGTTTATAGCAATTGCATTTACAGGACTCGCATTTTGGAAGTTAGATTGGAGTCATTTAACGGATGTGCTGCCAGCAACGCCAGGGTTATTTTTGACAGCATTATCAAGTACGCTCATTTCTTATTTACTTGTAAAGACCAATATTATTCCGAGTACTGTGAAGCGTTATTCTGCCCTCTTGGAAAGTTCAGCAACACCGATTGTTATCCTCGATAAAAACAAGCGAGTGCTAGAGGTCAATGAGATAGGGAAACAGGTTTACCAAATGAAGCTTCATACGGATTTCCGAAATTATTTCAACTATACGAATGAGCCAGCTGTCTTAGATCAATTGTTTACTCTTTTAGATGCGGAATCATATATTAAAGGTTATCGAATTACTTATTTAGATGAAAATGGAATAGAGAACATTGTTTTGATGGATGCCTCTAAGGTGAAGATGGTAGAAGAAACATATTATTATTGTATGATACATGAGGTAACATTAGAGTTTCAGAGAAGAAGCTTAAATGAACATTTGGCTTATCATGATGTGCTAACAGGTATATATAATCGTACCTATTTTGAAGAGGAAGTAAAAAGAAAGTTGGCGCAGGACGTAAAAAAAGATAGTGCACTCATCATATGTGATTTAAACTTTTTTAAAGCAATCAATGATACATATGGTCATCAAACAGGGGATAATGTGTTAGTTTTTACAGCCAATTGCTTCCGCGAAAATTTGCCAAGACCACATATTTTAGCACGCTTAGGTGGCGATGAATTTGTCATGTTTTTTGAGGAATTTGAATCGAAGGAACAGTTTTTACAGCAAATAAACGAGGTACGTCATACATTCCAAGTTAACTTGTATAAGCAGGATGATATCGAAATTGAAATTGTACCAAGCCTCGGCATTGCCTTTGTTGAGGAAGATGGCGTAGATTATGAGCAGCTCTATCATACTTGCGATGTGCGTATGTATGAGGATAAAAAAATAATTAAAGAACAATATTTACAAAGGCAAGTATAA
- a CDS encoding restriction endonuclease PLD domain-containing protein yields the protein MEIINNFSGNHLNAIDDIIKDSEILYLVSPFMSESPYFYDVFFKKISINNIKEIILITTLDDYSPDLLKKSNALYWLRLECYKAKIKCTIRIDNKLHGKIYIGVSKTTCKGIITSANFTESGLKNKNEWGVMIENKDTFREIIEKLESNSMELNEQTLNEIIKKIDDYKKQMKITPKEKIDLRISDHLKKNQLMKITSSSPKRYFLKPVGYSEQPFAENRILNLSVEKLHFAKRPAAVSVGDVLICYGVGTTKLLGYFEVISDVINLEDGSRWEWQVEGKNLYPKYSLNWNKFNLTLSNLQLNYPEKILTYKGGDTLGSLQFGSDKVRLNENFAKYLINEMESQI from the coding sequence TTGGAAATAATAAATAATTTTTCTGGCAACCATTTAAATGCAATTGACGATATTATAAAAGACTCGGAGATTTTGTATCTAGTAAGTCCCTTTATGTCAGAGTCACCATACTTCTACGATGTATTTTTTAAAAAAATAAGTATAAATAATATCAAAGAAATAATTTTGATAACAACTTTAGATGATTATTCTCCAGATTTATTGAAAAAATCTAATGCTTTATATTGGTTACGTTTGGAATGTTATAAAGCAAAAATAAAATGTACTATTCGCATTGATAATAAACTTCATGGGAAAATTTATATTGGGGTATCTAAAACAACATGTAAAGGGATTATTACTTCGGCTAATTTCACAGAATCTGGATTGAAGAATAAGAATGAATGGGGAGTAATGATTGAGAATAAAGACACCTTTAGAGAGATTATTGAAAAACTAGAGAGCAATAGTATGGAATTAAATGAGCAAACATTAAACGAAATCATCAAAAAGATTGATGATTATAAAAAACAAATGAAAATTACTCCAAAGGAAAAAATTGATTTAAGAATCAGTGACCATTTAAAGAAAAACCAGCTAATGAAAATAACTTCTTCAAGCCCTAAAAGATATTTTCTTAAACCAGTTGGGTATTCAGAACAACCTTTTGCTGAAAATAGAATACTAAATCTATCTGTTGAAAAATTACATTTTGCTAAAAGACCAGCTGCTGTAAGCGTTGGTGATGTTTTAATTTGCTACGGTGTAGGAACAACGAAACTATTAGGATATTTCGAGGTTATTTCTGATGTAATCAATTTAGAAGATGGTAGTAGATGGGAATGGCAAGTGGAAGGGAAAAATTTATATCCTAAATACAGTTTAAATTGGAACAAATTTAACTTAACTTTGTCAAATTTGCAATTAAACTACCCAGAAAAAATACTTACTTATAAGGGTGGCGATACTTTAGGAAGTTTACAATTTGGATCAGATAAAGTTCGATTAAACGAAAATTTTGCTAAGTATTTAATTAATGAAATGGAAAGTCAAATTTAA
- a CDS encoding HTH-like domain-containing protein produces the protein MTISELGKELKKMYETAPEKEQVIFIHLFGIKYGANIIKNNYSASEIIKASGLKDSYKTEVRKGINLSKYVSYTK, from the coding sequence ATGACTATTAGTGAGTTAGGTAAAGAGCTTAAGAAAATGTATGAAACTGCTCCTGAAAAAGAGCAAGTTATATTTATTCATCTTTTTGGAATTAAATATGGCGCAAATATCATTAAAAATAATTATAGTGCAAGTGAAATTATTAAAGCTTCTGGACTTAAAGATTCCTATAAGACCGAAGTCCGAAAAGGAATTAATTTATCTAAATATGTTTCCTATACTAAATAA
- a CDS encoding bacteriochlorophyll 4-vinyl reductase, producing MSKSESGTFELLLANALKLPGIKVNREEFLAKHFSSKVSSSQLVSIMELGPIEANVNKAVVDKVAKGLVNARTLTSTGASFAAGVPGGLAMAATIPADTVQFFGIALRMAQELGYLYGYEDFWDGDDINLEKINGDLVLFLGVMFGVGGSTAAIKLLSSKLSQQALKKIPQKALTKTIYYPIIKKTLGFIGVKVTKDTFAKSVSKAIPLLGGIVSGGITYASMSKMGNKLQYALANNLNLTEEDILNSYNELKKEHPDIIDIDFEEVTE from the coding sequence ATGTCAAAAAGTGAATCAGGTACTTTTGAGTTATTATTAGCAAATGCATTAAAGCTTCCAGGTATCAAAGTAAATCGAGAAGAATTTTTAGCTAAACATTTTTCGAGTAAGGTTTCTTCAAGCCAACTTGTCTCAATAATGGAACTTGGTCCAATTGAAGCAAATGTTAATAAAGCAGTAGTAGATAAAGTTGCCAAAGGTTTAGTTAATGCTAGAACATTAACGAGTACAGGTGCATCTTTTGCAGCAGGAGTTCCAGGTGGGCTAGCGATGGCGGCTACAATTCCAGCTGATACTGTACAGTTTTTTGGAATAGCCCTTAGAATGGCTCAAGAATTAGGATATTTGTATGGATATGAGGATTTCTGGGATGGTGACGACATTAATCTTGAAAAAATTAATGGTGATTTAGTTCTGTTTTTAGGTGTAATGTTTGGGGTAGGGGGAAGTACAGCTGCTATTAAATTACTTTCCTCAAAATTATCTCAACAGGCGCTTAAAAAGATTCCTCAAAAGGCACTAACTAAAACGATCTATTACCCTATTATCAAGAAAACATTAGGGTTTATTGGTGTGAAAGTAACAAAAGATACTTTTGCTAAAAGTGTTTCTAAAGCTATTCCGTTATTAGGGGGAATAGTTTCAGGAGGAATAACCTATGCTTCGATGTCTAAAATGGGTAACAAACTTCAATATGCACTTGCTAATAATCTTAATTTAACGGAAGAAGACATTCTGAATAGTTACAATGAATTGAAAAAAGAGCATCCAGATATCATAGATATAGATTTTGAAGAAGTAACTGAGTAG
- a CDS encoding toll/interleukin-1 receptor domain-containing protein produces the protein MGINETNLKRLTTKDIQLQKKLTDARKRRDLKADKLLKLSGKKNITKMDIQKTGQYNKELLKQDKEITSLVEQIRKNTEDMNRYKGRLAKEQEKQFKTMLKSMESQTSTNVEYLNSYSEMSKKLNELSFDIKHSVKDKEIIEFDVFLSHSSLDKDVFVSELSEKLSNKGLKVFEDVKVFKIGQSQTDMMNMGILNSRFVVIFLSKNFIESGWSQYEFKSFLNREINEKRVIILPIWHDVSVDEVRQYNPYIVDKYAFKTSKQTLDEMVDQIHQVVLDSLE, from the coding sequence ATGGGGATAAATGAAACTAACTTAAAAAGACTAACAACAAAAGATATTCAACTTCAAAAGAAATTGACAGATGCAAGAAAGAGAAGGGATTTAAAAGCCGATAAATTACTGAAACTTTCAGGTAAGAAAAATATAACGAAAATGGACATTCAAAAAACAGGTCAATATAATAAAGAATTACTAAAACAAGATAAAGAAATTACATCGCTTGTTGAACAGATACGCAAAAATACAGAAGATATGAACAGGTATAAAGGTCGCCTAGCAAAGGAACAGGAAAAGCAATTTAAAACTATGCTAAAATCAATGGAATCACAAACAAGTACAAACGTAGAGTATTTAAACAGTTATTCTGAGATGTCGAAAAAATTAAATGAACTTTCATTTGATATTAAGCATTCAGTTAAAGATAAAGAAATAATAGAGTTTGATGTATTTCTATCACATTCGAGCCTCGATAAAGACGTTTTTGTTTCAGAGTTATCGGAAAAGCTTAGTAATAAAGGATTGAAAGTTTTTGAAGATGTCAAGGTATTTAAAATAGGACAGAGTCAAACAGATATGATGAATATGGGAATATTAAATTCGAGGTTTGTGGTAATTTTCCTATCCAAAAACTTTATTGAAAGCGGTTGGTCACAATATGAATTCAAAAGCTTTTTAAATAGAGAAATCAATGAAAAAAGAGTGATTATCCTTCCCATCTGGCATGATGTTTCTGTGGATGAAGTTAGACAATATAACCCTTATATTGTTGATAAATATGCCTTTAAAACAAGTAAACAGACTTTAGATGAGATGGTCGATCAAATACATCAGGTTGTACTGGACTCCCTAGAGTAA
- a CDS encoding Mor transcription activator family protein, whose translation MKNWHIENKNREGKAIDKSTLDSSCFNGAYKDFVELIGYKNTLCVYNYFAGQYVTFPKRLLSEEFLHEQIIKEFDGTNAKELARKYDYSYSWVMKIVKRNSYKDTTIR comes from the coding sequence ATGAAGAACTGGCATATTGAAAATAAAAATAGGGAGGGGAAAGCGATAGACAAGAGTACATTGGATAGTTCGTGTTTTAATGGAGCGTATAAAGATTTTGTAGAACTAATCGGCTATAAAAATACGTTATGCGTGTATAACTATTTCGCTGGGCAATATGTTACCTTTCCTAAGCGGTTGTTATCAGAAGAATTTTTACATGAGCAAATCATTAAAGAATTTGATGGAACAAACGCTAAAGAATTAGCAAGGAAATATGACTATTCTTATAGCTGGGTTATGAAAATAGTAAAAAGAAACTCATATAAAGACACCACAATAAGATAA
- a CDS encoding recombinase family protein — MTSKRVAIYARVSTTEQAEEGYSIDEQIRVLREYCEREGYTIYDEYIDRGISGKNITARPAVQRLLADADEKKFDVVFVWKMNRLARKSVDLMNMVEKFNSKNIAFRSYTEKYETETPTGKLQFQMMAAIAEYERNNIAENVKMGMIARAKEGKWNGGHILGYDVLEVDGENKKRKNTALVINEREAHIIRTIFHMYTTGQGYKAIANSINRAGYRTKKKKTFSLNAIKTIVTNPVYAGYIRYNVRRDWNEKRRNNINPDPVIVQGCHEAIISEETWQIAQKVYKERTCKPNRIHDGELPLTGIMRCPQCGAGMVVGRTTNRTKSGEKRVLEYYVCGAWKNKGTNVCRSNGVRTDYADPYVLNKIAELLHNEQLINELVIGINDKQSSMYEPIQKEHDRYENELVLLKRKLEKTWEAYIDELITKDEYIEKSQTIEQQVNDAKSAMEPLKEQLKGATITKITSEHVKAIFENFDKAFKNSLTREQRKRLLHLLIHQITIGETRKIESIQIMLNNDVLQELKLGVGEVSEDISSAPFSVLVAI, encoded by the coding sequence ATGACAAGTAAACGGGTGGCAATTTACGCTCGTGTATCTACAACCGAACAGGCAGAAGAAGGTTATAGTATAGACGAACAAATCCGAGTGTTACGGGAATATTGTGAGCGAGAAGGCTATACTATATATGATGAATATATCGACCGAGGTATTAGTGGAAAAAATATCACTGCTCGTCCAGCTGTTCAACGTTTATTAGCAGATGCAGATGAGAAAAAATTTGATGTCGTTTTCGTTTGGAAAATGAATCGACTAGCTCGCAAAAGTGTGGACTTAATGAATATGGTGGAGAAATTCAATAGTAAAAACATTGCATTTCGTTCGTACACTGAAAAGTATGAAACTGAAACACCAACAGGTAAGCTTCAATTTCAAATGATGGCTGCCATTGCAGAATATGAGCGAAATAATATCGCTGAAAATGTAAAAATGGGTATGATTGCTCGTGCAAAAGAAGGAAAGTGGAATGGTGGTCACATTCTTGGTTATGATGTTCTTGAAGTAGATGGGGAAAATAAAAAGCGCAAAAACACAGCTCTTGTGATTAATGAGCGTGAAGCACATATTATTCGTACCATTTTTCACATGTACACAACGGGGCAGGGATATAAAGCCATCGCCAATTCTATTAACCGAGCTGGCTATCGTACAAAGAAGAAAAAAACATTTTCTCTTAATGCAATAAAGACAATTGTAACGAACCCTGTCTATGCTGGTTATATTCGATATAATGTGCGCAGAGATTGGAATGAAAAAAGACGAAATAATATTAATCCTGACCCCGTCATTGTACAAGGTTGTCATGAAGCAATTATTTCTGAAGAAACATGGCAAATTGCTCAAAAGGTTTATAAGGAACGTACATGTAAGCCTAATCGAATTCATGATGGTGAGCTTCCGTTAACAGGCATTATGCGGTGTCCGCAATGTGGCGCAGGAATGGTTGTAGGTCGTACAACAAACCGTACAAAGTCGGGTGAAAAAAGAGTGCTAGAATACTATGTATGTGGTGCATGGAAAAATAAAGGGACAAATGTTTGTCGTTCCAACGGGGTACGAACAGATTATGCCGATCCCTATGTTCTTAATAAAATTGCGGAGTTACTCCACAATGAGCAATTAATTAACGAATTAGTGATAGGCATTAACGATAAACAATCATCCATGTATGAGCCTATTCAAAAAGAGCATGACCGTTATGAAAATGAATTAGTATTGCTGAAACGGAAGTTAGAAAAAACGTGGGAAGCGTATATTGATGAATTGATTACGAAAGATGAATATATCGAGAAATCGCAAACGATTGAACAACAGGTGAATGATGCGAAAAGTGCTATGGAGCCATTGAAGGAGCAACTAAAAGGGGCAACGATTACAAAAATAACGTCTGAACATGTGAAAGCTATATTTGAGAATTTTGATAAGGCATTCAAGAATTCTCTTACGAGAGAGCAACGTAAACGGCTATTACATTTGTTGATTCACCAGATTACCATTGGAGAAACACGCAAGATTGAAAGTATCCAAATTATGTTGAATAACGATGTGCTGCAAGAATTGAAATTAGGAGTTGGAGAGGTGTCTGAGGACATTTCTTCAGCTCCTTTTTCTGTTTTAGTAGCTATTTGA
- a CDS encoding DUF927 domain-containing protein: protein MWEKLKAGQKFEYTYAYVTKQGVFNYDHEKLSDVMYVDERLQEVKDSRGFIVLAFAINDTLQRHTFTTEEFEEKKVKLLSHFGFLVQPLHKNLLNEYLVEQYQTLASKRIYSHVGFLPPSSVMDMEQIVFGLSIPVSTERQALKWDQQSCDFDVSAEGDIKVWRKMVMEQVINSLYLSLALGMGFSSIIIGYLHRVGKPVDTAIFHLVGRSTTGKTTAGGLAISVWGCPTKRERGLFQSWNATSNAMIKKLSKNNGVALLLDETSMSEVKDFTSIIYRMAEGRDKERSTRTGQLAEKGEWATTLITTGESSVLENTNKNAGLYVRLQEFADIQWTESAEQADAIKSVISEHYGKAGLLFARELAKEWTVIPTVYEKWTDELVQIIPKSDYSERVIQRYAAILAGLELAQKPLKLEFNLTGIVELIAKIEAKLNVERSIADTIYKAVLKDVPVTLNSFIYDNHYPSGECKGKIRKCKDYYEVSYYPQAFEKLIQPFATNLKVVEESLKNAEFYLREGDRNHKRMFDMDGNRTIVYSFKVPLSTIL from the coding sequence ATGTGGGAAAAATTAAAGGCAGGTCAAAAATTTGAATATACCTATGCTTATGTAACGAAACAAGGTGTGTTTAACTATGACCATGAAAAATTGTCAGATGTAATGTATGTAGATGAGCGCCTTCAAGAAGTAAAGGATAGTAGAGGTTTTATTGTCTTAGCCTTTGCTATAAATGATACCTTGCAACGTCATACCTTTACAACGGAGGAATTTGAGGAGAAGAAAGTTAAATTATTAAGTCACTTTGGCTTCTTAGTTCAGCCACTTCATAAAAATTTACTAAATGAATATCTAGTAGAACAGTATCAAACATTAGCTTCTAAAAGAATCTATTCTCACGTTGGTTTTTTACCGCCCTCTAGCGTGATGGATATGGAACAGATTGTATTTGGCCTGAGCATTCCTGTCTCCACAGAAAGACAAGCGTTGAAATGGGATCAACAAAGCTGTGACTTTGACGTTTCTGCTGAAGGCGATATCAAGGTGTGGAGGAAAATGGTTATGGAGCAAGTAATCAACTCTCTTTATTTATCGCTTGCTTTAGGAATGGGCTTCTCGTCCATTATTATTGGTTACTTGCATCGGGTGGGTAAACCTGTTGATACTGCTATTTTCCATTTAGTTGGTCGTTCTACTACAGGTAAAACGACAGCAGGAGGATTGGCTATTTCTGTTTGGGGTTGTCCTACCAAGAGAGAAAGAGGGTTATTTCAAAGTTGGAATGCAACCTCAAACGCTATGATAAAAAAATTAAGTAAAAATAACGGGGTTGCTTTACTTTTAGACGAGACATCCATGTCAGAAGTTAAAGATTTTACATCTATTATTTATCGTATGGCTGAAGGTCGTGACAAGGAGCGTTCGACTAGAACAGGACAACTTGCTGAAAAAGGTGAATGGGCAACTACACTTATTACAACAGGTGAAAGTAGCGTATTAGAAAATACGAATAAAAATGCAGGGTTATATGTTCGGTTACAAGAATTTGCGGACATTCAATGGACTGAATCCGCAGAGCAAGCAGATGCAATCAAATCTGTTATATCAGAGCATTATGGCAAAGCAGGTCTGCTCTTTGCTCGTGAATTAGCAAAGGAATGGACTGTTATTCCCACTGTTTATGAAAAATGGACGGATGAGCTTGTGCAGATAATCCCTAAATCGGATTACAGTGAGCGTGTTATTCAGCGTTATGCAGCGATATTGGCTGGATTAGAGTTAGCTCAAAAACCGCTAAAGCTAGAGTTTAACCTTACAGGAATCGTAGAGTTAATTGCAAAAATCGAAGCGAAGTTGAATGTAGAACGCAGTATAGCTGATACGATTTATAAAGCAGTGCTGAAAGATGTACCTGTTACGCTTAATAGTTTTATCTACGACAATCACTATCCTTCTGGGGAATGCAAAGGGAAAATTCGCAAGTGTAAAGATTATTACGAAGTATCGTATTATCCTCAAGCATTCGAAAAGCTGATTCAACCATTCGCAACGAATCTCAAAGTGGTTGAAGAAAGTCTTAAAAATGCAGAATTCTATTTGCGAGAAGGCGATCGAAACCATAAGCGTATGTTTGATATGGACGGTAATCGAACAATTGTTTACAGCTTCAAAGTACCTTTAAGCACGATACTTTAA
- the radC gene encoding RadC family protein, with the protein MQPSKRVNIVSVKLVKESSMLYRNRRIRSPQDSAQLFREYLGEVDREHFIVACLDTKNQPTNISTVHIGSINASIVHPREVMKTAILSNAASIICCHPHPSGDPTPSPEDIEVTERLAEAGRIVGIELIDHIILGDDRYVSLKEKGYF; encoded by the coding sequence ATGCAACCATCAAAACGAGTAAATATAGTATCAGTAAAATTAGTTAAGGAATCAAGCATGTTGTACAGAAACCGACGCATTCGTAGCCCACAAGATAGTGCACAGTTGTTCCGAGAATATCTAGGGGAAGTTGATCGAGAGCATTTCATCGTTGCGTGCTTGGATACAAAAAATCAACCAACAAACATTAGTACAGTTCACATTGGCAGTATCAACGCTAGTATCGTTCATCCGAGGGAGGTCATGAAAACAGCCATTCTAAGCAATGCTGCTTCCATCATCTGTTGTCATCCGCATCCATCAGGCGATCCAACCCCAAGTCCAGAAGATATAGAAGTAACTGAGCGATTAGCAGAAGCAGGGCGAATTGTTGGAATTGAGTTAATAGACCATATTATTTTGGGTGATGACCGTTATGTATCATTAAAGGAGAAAGGATATTTTTAA
- a CDS encoding DUF1643 domain-containing protein, which produces MKMLKSIIKTEVTYDDEIKNKYVVKKEWDKSKRRALILMKSAGLTDEIVQDQTTMYVMNNLAKLGYGSVVIMNLFPSLEGKDTNGSATENLKVVQEEVTKVDDVIIAVGTGIETNKEALKRLHMVMAIFLDKKANILQIECPKGRRGFHPLYPAVKNEWKLVPYDKPTVE; this is translated from the coding sequence ATGAAAATGCTAAAGAGTATTATAAAAACAGAAGTCACTTATGATGACGAAATAAAAAATAAATACGTTGTCAAAAAGGAATGGGACAAGAGCAAAAGAAGGGCACTCATTCTGATGAAAAGTGCTGGCTTAACAGATGAAATTGTACAGGATCAGACGACAATGTATGTCATGAATAATCTCGCAAAGCTAGGCTATGGTTCAGTTGTTATTATGAATTTGTTTCCGTCACTTGAAGGCAAAGATACAAATGGGTCGGCTACCGAAAACTTAAAAGTTGTGCAAGAAGAAGTTACAAAGGTAGATGATGTAATCATTGCAGTAGGTACAGGTATTGAAACAAATAAAGAAGCACTAAAACGACTGCATATGGTTATGGCTATCTTCCTTGATAAGAAGGCAAATATTCTTCAAATTGAATGTCCTAAAGGAAGAAGAGGCTTCCATCCACTTTATCCAGCAGTGAAAAATGAATGGAAGCTAGTTCCTTACGATAAGCCAACTGTAGAGTAA